The following is a genomic window from Geobacillus subterraneus.
ACTTGCGCCAGTACCGCGATTTGGCGCTCTTAAGCAAACAGCTGGCGGCCATTCGCCGCGACGCCCCGGTTGAGCTGTCGCTAGATGACATCATCTACGAAGGGCAAGACCGGGAAAAAGTGATCGCGTTATTTAAAGAGCTCGGGTTTCAGTCGTTTTTGGAAAAAATGGATGCGCCGACAGCCGAAGACGAGACGCCGCTTATGGAGATGGAGTTTGTCATCGCTGACGGCATCACTGACGAGATGCTGGCCGACAAGGCGGCGCTTGTCGTTGAGGTGATGGAAGAAAACTATCACGATGCCCCGATTGTCGGAATCGCGCTAGTGAACGAGCACGGGCGTTTTTTCCTGCGTGCGGAGATGGCGCTTGCGGATTCGCAATTTTTGGCCTGGCTTGCCGATGAGACAAAGAAAAAAAGCATGTTTGACGCCAAGCGGGCTGCAGTTGCCTTAAAGTGGAAAGGAATTGAACTGCGCGGCGTCGCCTTTGACTTATTGCTCGCTGCCTATTTGCTCAACCCGGCTCAAGATGCCGGCGATGTTGCTGCAGTGGCGAAAATGAAACAATATGAAGCGGTGCGGCCGGATGAAGCGGTCTATGGCAAAGGCGCCAAGCGGTCGCTGCCCGACGAGCCGACGCTTGCTGAGCATCTCGTCCGCAAAGCGGCGGCCATTTGGGCGCTGGAACGGCCGTTTCTGGACGAATTGCGAAGCAACGAGCAAGACGGGTTGTTAATCAAGCTCGAGCAGCCGCTGGCAACCATTTTGGCTGAAATGGAGTTCACTGGAATAAAAGTGGATACAAAGCGGCTTGAGCAGATGGGTTCCGAGCTCGCCGAGCAGCTGCGTGCCGTCGAGCAGCGCATTTATGAGCTGGCCGGTCAAGAGTTTAACATCAACTCGCCAAAACAGCTCGGGATCATTTTATTTGAAAAGCTGCAGCTGCCAGTGCTGAAGAAAACGAAAACGGGCTATTCGACCTCGGCCGATGTGCTTGAGAAGCTCGCGCCCCACCATGAAATCGTCGAAAACATTTTGCATTACCGCCAGCTTGGCAAGCTGCAGTCGACGTATATCGAAGGATTGTTGAAAGTTGTGCATCCGGATACAGGCAAAGTGCATACGATGTTCAACCAAGCGCTGACGCAAACCGGGCGGCTCAGCTCGGCTGAGCCGAACTTGCAAAACATCCCGATTCGGCTCGAAGAAGGGCGGAAAATCCGCCAGGCGTTCGTCCCGTCAGAGCCGGACTGGCTCATTTTCGCCGCCGATTACTCGCAAATCGAACTGCGCGTCCTCGCCCATATCGCCGATGACGACAATTTAATCGAAGCGTTCCGGCGCGATTTGGATATTCATACAAAAACGGCGATGGACATCTTCCATGTGAGCGAAGAGGAAGTCACGGCCACTATGCGCCGTCAGGCAAAGGCGGTGAATTTCGGCATCGTTTACGGCATCAGCGATTATGGGCTGGCGCAAAATTTGAACATTACGCGCAAAGAAGCCGCCGAATTTATTGAACGTTACTTCGCCAGCTTTCCGGGCGTGAAGCGGTATATGGAAACCATTGTGCAAGAAGCGAAACAGAAAGGATATGTAACGACGCTGTTGCACCGGCGCCGCTATTTGCCTGATATTACAAGCCGCAACTTCAACGTCCGCAGCTTTGCTGAGCGGACGGCGATGAACACGCCGATTCAAGGAAGCGCCGCTGACATTATTAAAAAGGCGATGATCGATTTAGCAGCGCGGCTGAAAGAAGAGCGGCTGCAGGCGCGCCTGTTGCTGCAAGTGCATGACGAGCTCATTTTGGAAGCGCCAAAAGAGGAAATGGAGCGGCTATGCCAGCTCGTTCCGGAGGTGATGGAGCAGGCGGTTGCGCTCCGCGTGCCGCTGAAAGTCGATTATCATTACGGCCCGACATGGTATGATGCCAAATGAGGTGTATGTGCCCGGGCGCCAACCGGTAATGCGTGCAGGCTGCTGCTAACCGAAAAAACTTCCCCTAGCCGCGGGCTGAGGCCAATATGGAAAGATGCCGAGTCGGCGTCAATCAAGAGAACCGTCCTTGCCCGATTCGGGACGCCGGCGGGCGGCAAGGAAGAAGCCGGCATGTTTGTGAGTGTACAGACAAACGAGCAAAAAGAAAGGAGGGGGCGTGATGCCGGAATTGCCGGAAGTGGAAACGATCCGCCGCACGCTGTTGCCGCTTGTTGTTGGCAAAACGATTGCAGATGTCGAAGTGTTTTGGCCGAACATCATCCGCCATCCGCAAGATCCGAAGGCGTTTGCCGCAAGGCTTGCCGGACAGGCGGTGCGCGGCATCGATCGGCGCGGGAAATTTTTGAAGTTTTTGCTTGACCGCGATATGCTCGTTTCCCATTTGCGCATGGAAGGGCGTTACACCGTCGCCGGCGCACATGAGCCGCTTGATCCGCATACGCACGTCGTGTTCCGCTTCACGGACGGCAGCGAACTCCGTTACCGCGATGTACGCAAGTTCGGAACGATGCATGTGTACGCGAAGGAGGAGGGCGACCGCCGGCCGCCGCTTGATCAATTGGGGCCGGAGCCGCTGTCCCCGGCGTTTTCCCCGTCCGTATTGGCGGAACGGGCTGCGAAAACGAAGCGGACCGTGAAAGCGTTGCTGCTTGACCAAACGGTCGTCGCTGGGTTTGGTAACATTTACGTTGATGAATCGCTGTTTCGCGCCGGCATTCTTCCCGAACGGTCGGCCGCTTCGCTGACGGACGAAGAAATTAAGCGGCTGCATGAACAGATGGTCGCAACGATCGGCGAGGCGGTCATGAAAGGGGGAAGTACGGTGCGAACGTACGCCAACACGCAAGGGGAAGCCGGCACGTTTCAGCATAGCTTGTTCGTCTACGGCCGCAAAGGGGAACCGTGCAAACGGTGCGGAACCCCGATTGAAAAAACGGTCGTCGCCGGCCGCGGTACGCACTATTGTCCGCACTGCCAACGGTAGGCGGCAAATAAAAAGGAGAGAAGTTCAATGGCATTAACGATCGGGTTGACCGGCGGAATCGCAAGCGGCAAAAGTACGGTCAGCGCCATGATGCGTGAACTCGGCCTTCCGGTCATTGACGCGGATGAGGCGGCGCGCGCTGTCGTCGAACCGGGAGAAGAGGCGTATCGGCAAATCGTCGCCGTCTTCGGTCCGGACGTTTTACAGGAGAACGGCGAGATCGACCGGGCAAAACTCGGGGCGATCGTCTTCAACAACGAACAAGAACGGAAAAAGCTGAACGCCATCGTCCATCCGGCTGTGCGCCGAAAAATGCTTGCGGAAAAAGAGAAGCTCGTCCGTTCCGGGGCCAAAACGGTCGTATTGGATATTCCGCTCTTATTTGAAAGCGGACTGACCGATTGGGTAGACAGGG
Proteins encoded in this region:
- the polA gene encoding DNA polymerase I, with protein sequence MRLKKKLVLIDGNSVAYRAFFALPLLHNDKGIHTNAVYGFTMMLNKILAEERPTHLLVAFDAGKTTFRHETFQEYKGGRQQTPPELSEQFPLLRELLNAYRIPAYELDRYEADDIIGTLAARAEQEGFEVKVISGDRDLTQLASPHVTVDITKKGITDIEPYTPETVEEKYGLTPEQMVDLKGLMGDKSDNIPGVPGIGEKTAVKLLKQFGTVENVLASIDEIKGEKLKENLRQYRDLALLSKQLAAIRRDAPVELSLDDIIYEGQDREKVIALFKELGFQSFLEKMDAPTAEDETPLMEMEFVIADGITDEMLADKAALVVEVMEENYHDAPIVGIALVNEHGRFFLRAEMALADSQFLAWLADETKKKSMFDAKRAAVALKWKGIELRGVAFDLLLAAYLLNPAQDAGDVAAVAKMKQYEAVRPDEAVYGKGAKRSLPDEPTLAEHLVRKAAAIWALERPFLDELRSNEQDGLLIKLEQPLATILAEMEFTGIKVDTKRLEQMGSELAEQLRAVEQRIYELAGQEFNINSPKQLGIILFEKLQLPVLKKTKTGYSTSADVLEKLAPHHEIVENILHYRQLGKLQSTYIEGLLKVVHPDTGKVHTMFNQALTQTGRLSSAEPNLQNIPIRLEEGRKIRQAFVPSEPDWLIFAADYSQIELRVLAHIADDDNLIEAFRRDLDIHTKTAMDIFHVSEEEVTATMRRQAKAVNFGIVYGISDYGLAQNLNITRKEAAEFIERYFASFPGVKRYMETIVQEAKQKGYVTTLLHRRRYLPDITSRNFNVRSFAERTAMNTPIQGSAADIIKKAMIDLAARLKEERLQARLLLQVHDELILEAPKEEMERLCQLVPEVMEQAVALRVPLKVDYHYGPTWYDAK
- the mutM gene encoding DNA-formamidopyrimidine glycosylase, encoding MPELPEVETIRRTLLPLVVGKTIADVEVFWPNIIRHPQDPKAFAARLAGQAVRGIDRRGKFLKFLLDRDMLVSHLRMEGRYTVAGAHEPLDPHTHVVFRFTDGSELRYRDVRKFGTMHVYAKEEGDRRPPLDQLGPEPLSPAFSPSVLAERAAKTKRTVKALLLDQTVVAGFGNIYVDESLFRAGILPERSAASLTDEEIKRLHEQMVATIGEAVMKGGSTVRTYANTQGEAGTFQHSLFVYGRKGEPCKRCGTPIEKTVVAGRGTHYCPHCQR
- the coaE gene encoding dephospho-CoA kinase (Dephospho-CoA kinase (CoaE) performs the final step in coenzyme A biosynthesis.): MALTIGLTGGIASGKSTVSAMMRELGLPVIDADEAARAVVEPGEEAYRQIVAVFGPDVLQENGEIDRAKLGAIVFNNEQERKKLNAIVHPAVRRKMLAEKEKLVRSGAKTVVLDIPLLFESGLTDWVDRVLVVYVDDDVQLRRLMVRNGFTEEEALARIRAQWPLEEKVKRADAVIDNNGTMEETRRQLLSILQQWDALEK